CCGCTGAAGAGAAGCTAGAGCAGTAAACCGCCCGTCAGCGACGAAACCTGCGCCAGCCCATGCGATGCGCACCAGCGCTTCAACCCATTGGCAATATTTTCCACGGCTCGCGGATCGGCATAGCTCGCCGTCCCCACCTGAACCGCCGTCGCCCCGGCCAGCATAAACTCCACGGCATCCTCTGCCCGCACAATCCCGCCCATGCCGACGACAGGAATCTTCACCGCCCGCGAAACCTCGTGCACCATCCGCACCGCAATCGGCTTGATCGCCGGTCCCGAAAGCCCGCCGGTCACATTGGCGATCTTCGGCCTCCGCGTCTTCACATCAATCGCCAGCGAGACGAAGGTGTTTACCAGCGAGACGGCATCCGCTCCGCCATCCTCTGCCACCTTCGCCATCTGTCCGATGTTGGTCACATTCGGCGACAGCTTCACCATCAGGGGCCGCTTCGACGCCGCCTTGCATCGCACCGTCAGCTCATGCAGCAGCGCCGGATCGGTGCCAAACACCATCCCGCCGTGGCTCGTATTCGGACAGCTCGCATTCAACTCATACATGGCAATGCCCTCGGCATCGTTCAAAGCGCCGATGACCTCGAGGCAATCTTCAATGGTGAAGCCGAAGACATTCGCGATCACCACCGCACCGGCCAGCTTGCGCAGCTTGGGTAGCTTCTCCGCAACAAACGGGCGAACCCCCATATTCTGCAGGCCAATGGCGTTGATCATCCCCGCCGCAGTCTCGATGATCCGGGGAGCGGCATTACCTGCCATCGGCTCCCGCGAAAGCCCCTTGGTCACAAACGCGCCGATACGCTCCAGCGAGACAATCTCTTCGAACTCGATGCCATAGCCAAACGTCCCACTGGCCGCAATTACCGGCGAGCTCAGCTCCACCCCGGCGATGCTCACCCGCATATCCGGGCCTTTATGATGTGTCGATGTACTCATCTAACTCCTAATACGTCATTTCGACCGGAGCCGCGCAGCCTCATCGCGCGACGGAGTGGAGAAACCCATGTATTTGGTCTGTCTGTTCTAAGCCTAATCGTATTTCCTTTCCATCCCTCCTCAAAATCCGCATTCACACCGAGAGACGCTAAAATAGTCTTCAAATGATCGATCTAGGGTTTATGCGGGCGAACTTGCCCCTTGTGGAGGAAAAACTGCGCGCACGGGGCATGGACCCGTCTGCCGCGCTTGGCAATTTTGCCGAAGTAGACCAGCAGCGCCGCGACGCCATCACCCGCGTCGAAACGCTGAAGGCAGAACGCAACAAACTCACCACAGAGATCGCTGCCCTCCGTAAGGCAGGCTCCGACGCCACCGCTCAGACCGAGCAAACGCGAACCCTCAAGACCGAAG
This region of Edaphobacter dinghuensis genomic DNA includes:
- a CDS encoding dihydroorotate dehydrogenase, yielding MSTSTHHKGPDMRVSIAGVELSSPVIAASGTFGYGIEFEEIVSLERIGAFVTKGLSREPMAGNAAPRIIETAAGMINAIGLQNMGVRPFVAEKLPKLRKLAGAVVIANVFGFTIEDCLEVIGALNDAEGIAMYELNASCPNTSHGGMVFGTDPALLHELTVRCKAASKRPLMVKLSPNVTNIGQMAKVAEDGGADAVSLVNTFVSLAIDVKTRRPKIANVTGGLSGPAIKPIAVRMVHEVSRAVKIPVVGMGGIVRAEDAVEFMLAGATAVQVGTASYADPRAVENIANGLKRWCASHGLAQVSSLTGGLLL